The DNA window GAAGTACAAGCAACATAATATGAAGTGAACGAAAAGATTAAACAAAATCACGGAACACAGAAAGAGCATGTAATTTAAATAGAACTCCACCTCCAGAAAAGGAAACGAACGCTACAATCACAGTGCAATAAACTTAAATAAACAACTTACTAAATACTTTTCGAATCGAACGCTGCTTGCAACACCACAGGTGACAGGTTTTTAGAGTGCACTATACAAACAAGTTCTTCGCAatgaaaggtgttgaaaaaagcaaacttcTTTCTGCGTATTGCCTACTGTCAGGCGCACACTGCACAAAGAAACGCCCGAAGCTATGCAATTTGCTAtaagaaaaagatttttcaacacttgacGTTAGAAAGCATGTTTGACACTCAACTCCAAATAGAACGTGTGTTTTTCACCGCCCATATGCCTCCTACGTGCACATAATTAAGAATGGGGCGTTCTACTTCAATTTGCAGTGAGAATGGAAGACTTCATCGTGTATAAGCGAACATTTGAAGCCGTTCCGTCGAGCAACCGGGAACGCAAACGGTTTTTTGACAGATAAAGCAACAGAACACCAATACGTTTTGtgaaaacatataaaactACAAACAGCCGTAACATGGACGAGTGATAAATGCAACAAACTAGAGTTAAAGCGTGACAGACGGTATAGTTGAATCTTTAACGCGTGATGGAACTAAAGTATCGGTCCATTACGCGCCCAGATCGTACACGATCGTTCATTTCCTAATTTGCTATTATCTCCACAATCTTACATCTAATCTCTACACATCTCAACCTCTTTCCCCTTCCGAATATATTCCTACTGCTCCAGACACTCATCTCAGCAAACAACATCTGGCTCTGCAAATGCATGCAGCAATAGCCAAAGgaacaaacgaaataaaacaaacgagtCATCGAGTCAAACTAGTAGTAGACCTGTTTTCCACACCTAATTATAGATACAGCAGATAATATCTTAATATTTAAGAGAGGAACAGATAGCGGCCGAAGGTTGAATTGAGTAGTACcggcaaagaaaataaaccgaTAGTCGTGCGCTTCTATGTGGACGGCTAGGCGTAATTATTTCCCCCCAAAGTTCCCATTTTTGCCGTAACAAGTGGTAACATTAAATGTGAACTCTGAGCATTATTCGTCAGTGTCGTACTGTTTGTGAACTTTGTGTCGTTACTGCTTTATCCGGCTCCGGTTTCCCACTGGATTGACTTTGCAGCCGGAATCGGATACCACCATTTCCGTTAAAGAATACTCGTTCTAATGTGAATATTTTCCTTCTCATTTTCGAATAGATGTCTTTTGCGTTCTTTCTTCGCTTTCCTCCTTCCGTCTTCTCACTTTCCAGCCCTCCATCCTAGCATAATctagaaaaaatacacaaaattgGGTCAACTTTGTAAAGAACGCTCCAGCAAAACCCCGTACTGGATGATGGAGGGTCGACAGTGGGGTGGATGGAAGGAATAGGGAAGTGGAGGCAATTATTAATATAATAATCGTGCAACAGACAATTAACTAATGCAAACTTggagaaaaatatgaaaagaaagcaaaacgaacaaacgatattaagcaaacaacaaacaaaaaaaaaaaacaaaaaaacaaagaaagcaaacaatatCAGTATTCAGCGTcaagaaaatcaattcaatCGATACATAGCTATTGGACAAGGAAAGGAAAGtacataggaaaaaaaaacaaatggagctaatgtggtaaaacaaatatattaccaataaaacaaaaacaacccgCATACATGGAAAACCAAGCAttataacaaacaaaaggacAAACTAATATGTTACTTctggcaaaataaaaaaaaaataacacaacaaaagcaacaacacaaaacgattcggtaataaatcaaaaaacaaaaccgcgcATTGTTTCTCACACGGTCGAGTATTTTTAGGGCTATGGAAATGAGTTGAGAAATTGTACACCTACATCATTTTGTCGGTGGGCGCTGTAGCTGTTATTGCATTAATTAATCGACTTGAAAGCATACAATTCCAatggtaaaatatttacaaataataaaagcaGTGATCAGCTTCCATTTAATTTGTCTCCTGTCACCGAGCGTGAATTACACATCAGTGAATTCATATCGCTCCCGCATGTATGCAATCTGCGTTGAGAAATAACTTAAAAGCACCTTCGACCTAATAGCGCAAGTAAGCGTTAATAGGACCTaaataaatttgcattccATTTTGCAGTGTCCTTAATTGGCGTGGCATTTCGATTGCCCTTTAATAGCTCCCGCCGGGAAAGGAATGCTCCTCagcaattgttttattaacgATTACCTCAGGCAACTGTCGATTAGACGTTTGTCTGGgcaaaagcattttaaaattaacccAGCTTGTCTTTTGTAGCGGCATACCGTTGCGCTTAATCATGTTCATCTGCAGCAGAGCTGCATTACAATTTTCCCCTAAGTGGCCGATTAACGAGCGCAGCAATCTCTGCTTGGAGGTATTGCTGCTGGCTAGAATAGCACTTTGTCCTAGGATTAAACTAGGTAGTATAAAGTGAATTTAGCGTCGCAAAGAAAGATGACCATTTTCAATGATGTATCGAAATGAAGCGAAACGGTATTGGAAATGATATTATTTTcacttgtatttttttttgtctcttgaAAAGAGCTTGATTTAGGCACACGAGATGCTGCTAGAAAATCACTCAAGAAAATCAGTTGATCAGATAAAGCTAGCACCCGTGTTCGGGTTTTAGAGAAAGAgcatacaaaaagaaagagaatggCTGATCATATACTAAGGACAGTGGAGGGTTTACACTTGTAAAAGCTCTAAGTGGAAAAGCAAACGGGGCCCCTGTGAAAAGCATGGATTGCGAGGATAGTTCTGATTGTATACACTTGCGAGCATCTCCCCATCCCTCCCCACCCGCGCCCGCTTACCGTTACACCCGCCACTGACAAAGGTAAGGTAGGAGAATTCAGTACCAGCTGGAACAGGTGCGCATGTCCCTGGCGGTGAAAGAAATGCCGAGAGCCGGAAAATTCCAACAGGACGTACGCATCGGGTtactctctttttctttctttttctctctctctcttggcAGAGGACTTTCTCTAGCGCGCTTTTAACTCTTCTCTGCGATCCTGACATGCGCTCGTCTCGTCGAGTGCGCGCCCTCTTATCGGGGCCACGAAGCCTTTGCCGAAGCTTCGGTAAGGCGGCATCGATCTACCATAGCACGGTCAGCAGTCAGCAGCTTGCGTTGTTAtcagcaacagcggcagcagctcTGCCGTACAGGATAGCCTTGCCCCAACATCATCGAAGTGGACGGTGACACATCAGCGGTAAGTTTAGTGCATCCCGCGTACCACCGCGTTCCACAATTTAACACACTCTCCCACGTCCAGCTTCCGTTTTCCATGCTGTTCAGCTCTCTCGCTCACACGATCCTGGCCCTCGCTTCCTGGCGCGTGTAGATTTCCATTTCCCTCCCTtatcacactcacacacacacatactagCACACATTGTATGCACAGGATAATATGGGAGTTGGGTACGAAAATCGATAAATCATGTCCGCCGCAGTTACGCCTTTTGTTTAAACTGCAacgtgttttcttcttcttcttatttttcttttcaacccCATAAACCACAACAAATGCAGGCGGCACTAGCAAAGaaagacacatacacacccaccGCACACAGCCGCAAAAACGTTGCCGTGCAGAAGTGTTAATCGACGTATCCTTACCGGAGCGTAGGTGTCGTAGTGTCACAAATTCGACCTCAGATAAAGGAGTGCCCGGTCGTGTGACGGTTGAAACGCATCGAACACGCACGAAGTACGTGTACGGTTTTGTGAACGAGGGTTTGCGTCCTTGtgtgttgtgcgtgtgtgtgtgtgagtgtttggtGTCGTGCAACCACAAGGCAAGTGGTTGCACCTGTCCACCATGTTTAGCTAACTGTGCAAAAACCACACGGCTTAGGTGCCTATCCCTCCACCGTTCTCTATTAGCATCAGGAAGGCGTTTCCTCCTTCTCCTagttttgtgcgtgtgttcgCTTTCTGGCCAGGCTTTCCTGCTCCGATCCGGCTACAGTCCCCACCGCTCCTACCCGCACCGTACCAACCCTCTTCCACGACCGTGTATTCCTTTTTCTattacacacgcgcacacatacacaccctgCGTGCTAGTGTACGTACCTGGTTTCGATTCGGTTATGTCGTACGGCGGCGACCCTACACCTCGGTAAAGTCGCGATATATAGTCATCGTGTCGTCGTCAACTGTAGTCATCACTCAAACATCATCAGGCTGTTGGCAAAAATCACGTTTTCAGGACGCAGTGCAAAACACAGTGAAACAGTGCTACACAAGCGAgcgattgctttttttttcctgctgacCGCAAATACATAAAGGCATCCGGTTGGTGATAGGGCTGGGAGTGGGTTCTGGGTGGAACCCGGGGCGGCTGGGCTGGGTACGACGGATCGCGTGCTGAGGCGTTGGCCCTCGTGACGTAGCGTGCTGCATCGGAAGAAACGGGTATATAGGAAGGGTCAACGATGCGTCCGAGGGTGGTGATCCTGTCGGTTCTGTTGGCCCTACAACAGTACCTCGGAACGGGTAAGTACTGCCGTTCCAACCATCTTCAATAAAGAGTGCACGTTTGCAGGGGAGTTGCTCCAACTGCCctgtaaaacaacaatgactTGCATTGGTATACACATACAGTGCAGATGCGGTCGTTCTTTGTTGTATAAGACCTTTTCAATGTAATTAGTCAAGTGGTTTAATAATGTTTCCATCTCTaaacgcgcgcacacacacacacacagggtcATGTTCGGAGGATGAGGAACGGCTGGTGCGGGACCTGTTCCGTGGCTACAACAAGCTTATACGTCCGGTACAAAATATGACACAGAAGGTGGATGTACGGTTTGGGCTCGCCTTCGTACAACTGATCAACGTGGTAAGTAGTAACCCATTATCCATCTTCACCTTTGCAGTTGTAATACCCTAGCACAGCTATAACCACAACCAAAATACAACACCTTTCCCTTCGCAGAACGAGAAGAATCAAATTATGAAATCGAACGTGTGGCTACGATTGGTGTGGAGCGACTACCAGCTACAGTGGGACGAAGCTGATTACGGTGGCATCGGTGTATTGCGGTTACCTCCGGACAAAGTGTGGAAGCCGGATATCGTGCTGTTCAATAAGTAGGACAATcagttgttttcatttccttaTCCTAGCCGTTTTAATTCCGCTGGGCTGTGTGTCTTGCGTGCAGTGCGCCTGAAGCTAGGCaatcgtttgttgtttgcgaGTTGTTGCATACTTGCAGGGGCGTACACGCAAGATATTTGTACAGCGGAATGAAATCATATCGCCAAGAACTGGAGATACACTACTAGCATACTGAATCATCTGCTTGGCAACGCTAACCCTTAACATTCATGTTTCTCACACTCAGTGCCGACGGTAACTACGAGGTGCGCTACAAATCAAACGTACTGATCTACCCGAACGGTGAAGTACTATGGGTACCACCCGCCATCTATCAAAGCTCGTGCACGATCGACGTCACCTACTTCCCATTCGATCAGCAAACCTGCATCATGAAGTTTGGGTCGTGGACGTTCAACGGGGATCAGGTATCGCTCGCcctgtacaacaacaaaaacttcgTCGATCTGTCCGACTACTGGAAGTCGGGCACGTGGGACATCATCGAAGTGCCCGCCTACCTCAACGTGTACGAGGGCAACCCAACGGAGACGGACATCACTTTCTACATCATCATACGGCGCAAAACACTCTTCTACACGGTCAACTTGATCCTGCCGACGGTGCTAATTTCGTTCCTGTGCGTGCTAGTCTTCTATCTACCGGCCGAAGCCGGCGAGAAGGTAACGCTTGGTATCAGCATTCTTCTGTCACTGGTTGTGTTTCTGTTGCTGGTGTCGAAGATTTTACCACCGACCTCACTGGTGCTGCCACTCATCGCCAAGTATCTGCTGTTCACCTTCATCATGAACACGGTCTCGATCCTGGTGACGGTGATCATCATCAACTGGAACTTCCGTGGGCCCCGCACGCACCGGATGCCGATGTGGATACGGTCCGTCTTTCTGCACTATCTGCCGGCAATGCTACTGATGAAGCGTCCGCGCAAGACGCGCCTTCGCTGGATGATGGAGATGCCCGGTATGAGTGTGCCGCCCCAACCCCACACACATCCCTCGTACGGCTCGCCGGCCGAGATACCGAAGCACATCAGTGCGCTCGGTGCGAAACAGTCGAAGATGGAGGTGATGGAACTGTCGGATCTGCACCATCCGAACTGTAAGATGAACCGGAAGCTAAACAGTGGCGATCTTGGCATTGGCGCGGACAGTTGCCGCCGGGAAAGCGAAAGTTCCGACTCGATATTGCTCTCACCGGAAGCGAGCAAGGCAACGGAAGCGGTCGAATTCATTGCCGAGCATCTACGCAACGAAGATCTTTACATACAGGTACATACAGTCACAGCAGCTTTTGCGTAGTTACGTTACACCGTTATTAACTGATTACGGGTCGGGTCGCCAACATTTTCATTACAGACACGAGAGGACTGGAAGTACGTCGCGATGgtgatcgatcgattgcaACTGTACATCTTCTTCATCGTCACCACAGCCGGAACGGTGGGCATACTGATGGATGCACCGCACATCTTCGAGTACGTCGATCAGGATCGCATCATCGAGATCTACCGTGGCAAGTAAAACCGTGGGCAGACACATGCACACGCGCACCATCCTGCACAGTCTTACGTGAAGTTGAGTAACCATTATCCGGCCTCCACACGGGTACGCGGGTATAGCAAACAAACCGAACTATCGGACACTTCTGCTAGCAGGTTCGCACCCGCAAAGCGGATGTGTAGTGCCTGATAAGAATGTAAGTAAGTATGTATGAACGTATGGTTTTGTAGCCCGCTATCACACGGAGGACGAGCTACACGTTCCTTACATCACACTCGATTAGCATTCCtcgcaaaagcaacaacaacaaaaaactaccCCTTTCGGCACATCGTGTGGTGTTGGAGGGAGACGCACCCAAAACCGATCAAAACATCTTCAAAACTTCTGAAACGGACAGCACAGTCTGCCACACCTTGCAATGTATTCCTTCAGGTTCAAAAAATAGTTGCCTACACACCATTATTAACACACAACAGCGCAAGTAAGAGAATGGAGTCCAGCAATGTGCTCACTAGGTAGACACTATcgttttttgcaataaaaaccaCCTAGCGTGGCGTCGACGCCTCTGCCTAAACGTTGCTTACGGTCGTATTGAAGCAATCCGTAGGGTTTGGAAACGCTAGGAACACAAAACccaataaaacaaagcaaaacaataaacaaacaaaaaaaaaacgaaacaaattaaacaacaaaacaaaaacaaaagtcgtTACTTATACACAATCCCAAGCGGCAAACGCGTCACATCCATGCAGGACTTTAAACAACCCTTAAGTATTAGTAGGAAACGATACGCACACTACCCCGCATTACACGGTGCCCTATCGTACAATGGTTAGCAGGATCCTGCAAGTATTTGCACCTGTAACACCCACGTAACGCTGCTCTCTAACCTCAACGTAACATAGGCAACTGTTCGGAAGTTAActaaagaaagagaaagagagaaagagaaaaagagaaagagaaaaagaaagagagagagagagagaggagagaGGTAGAGAGAGTTAAGGTGCGTGAAACCTTAGCGCTCGTTAGCCAAAAACGCCAAATAGCACAACAGAACAAGTAAACAGAAAAATGGATCATCGTACGTATGGGACTAGGGGGTAGCAATTTGCCAAAAAGGGTCGTTGActgttaattttttatatcgAATAATCTTTAAGTAGCTCAATATTAATTATTCGTTAACGTATGATCCACGGAGAACAGTTGCATGGAAAATAtagcaaatagcaaaacaagaaaaatatatatatatataaatatatatattacATCACTACTTAAAGGTTGAAATGATTTGTGAAAGTGGACAAACTAGAGAATGTGAAGGAAAAGAAGAtatagagaaagagaacaatagagagaaagatgaagaaaaaaaaagaaagaatgaaaaccaGCAAGAGAAATgataaagaaagagagaggggaTAGAAGAGAAGGAAGTTGTAACGACAAATCTATACCAAAAAGGCAATACATGTGTTTGCATAAAGGACTCCCCTTCCACAAGATGGTGGAGCTGtaatcaaaaacaaaccatggATGAAACGAGTAAATGCTAGTCAACTGCAatttctacaaaacaaaacaaaacgtcgtattaaaataaataagttgaataataataacagcaacaacaaacaaacaaacaaacaaacaagcaaaagactatttagtgtgtgtgtgtgttgtttcctGGCGCGTGGCGTTATGTGCGTCACACAGTTATGCGTGTGgcataacagaaaaaaagctcgAGCTTTGTTTACCGTGTTAATAATTAGCAAAGATTATTGAGTTTACGTCCTTCTTCGCTTTTTCTTGTGTATTTATGCACGTTGTTCcgattagaaaaaaaggaagaggaaacgaaatattaaggaaaaaaaatcacgaaacACTATCCTATCAGTTAAAACTATTAAACTATAAGCAATTGTAtctaatgaaacaaaagcaaacacgaACACAATTTGTAAGTTAACTGTCCTGTGTATATCGCATAAATCTTTCCCCTCCCCCACCCAGCCCTTTT is part of the Anopheles funestus chromosome X, idAnoFuneDA-416_04, whole genome shotgun sequence genome and encodes:
- the LOC125769763 gene encoding acetylcholine receptor subunit beta-like 1 translates to MRPRVVILSVLLALQQYLGTGSCSEDEERLVRDLFRGYNKLIRPVQNMTQKVDVRFGLAFVQLINVNEKNQIMKSNVWLRLVWSDYQLQWDEADYGGIGVLRLPPDKVWKPDIVLFNNADGNYEVRYKSNVLIYPNGEVLWVPPAIYQSSCTIDVTYFPFDQQTCIMKFGSWTFNGDQVSLALYNNKNFVDLSDYWKSGTWDIIEVPAYLNVYEGNPTETDITFYIIIRRKTLFYTVNLILPTVLISFLCVLVFYLPAEAGEKVTLGISILLSLVVFLLLVSKILPPTSLVLPLIAKYLLFTFIMNTVSILVTVIIINWNFRGPRTHRMPMWIRSVFLHYLPAMLLMKRPRKTRLRWMMEMPGMSVPPQPHTHPSYGSPAEIPKHISALGAKQSKMEVMELSDLHHPNCKMNRKLNSGDLGIGADSCRRESESSDSILLSPEASKATEAVEFIAEHLRNEDLYIQTREDWKYVAMVIDRLQLYIFFIVTTAGTVGILMDAPHIFEYVDQDRIIEIYRGK